CAACACCCGGTTGGACGCGAGAACCATTTCTGTTCTCCTCCAACACTGCGAATCAAAGCTCGTGTTCGTGGACTACTATCTTAGATCAATAGTCTTGGATGCAGTTTCCATGTTCCCACAACATTTGACGGCCCCAGTGCTCGTCCTCATTGAGGATGATGATGCTGATATGGAAGTGGAACCCTCATTGTCAAGAATTCATGGTTTTCTTGATGCTAGTTATGAGGGTTTGGTGAAGAAATCAAATATTGACGAGTTTGAGTGGGTCAGACCTAATAATGAGTGGGATCCAATGACGCTGAATTACACCTCTGGCACGACCTCATCGCCCAAAGGTGTGGTGCATTCGCATAGATCcctcttcatcatcactttcgaTTCTCTAGTAAATTGGTCAGtcccaaaacaacccatttatTTATGGACTCTTCCTATGTTCCACTCCAACGGGTGGAGCTACACTTGGGGGATGGCCGCCGTGGGCGGCACAAATATTTGCCTTCGAAGAGTCGACGCTGGAATAATATACGCATGCGTAGGATTGCACGATGTCACACACATGTGTGGTGCACCCGTGGTGCTGAACATGATAGCAAATTCTTCCCATGCAAAGTCGCTCAAAAACCCCGTGCATTTCCTCACTGGCGGTGCACCTCCACCTGCCACCGTGGTTCTTCGGACGGAGTCTTTAGGATTTGTTGTTAGTCATGGATATGGATTGACTGAGGTGGCCGGAGTAGTTGTTTCTTGTGCATGGAAGCCGATGTGGAATGCATTGCCGGCTACCGAGAGGGCTAAGTTGAAAGCAAGGCAAGGAGTGAGGACTCTGGGGATGACTGAGGTGGACGTGGTGGAGCCGGAGACAGGCGTTAGTGTGAAGAAAGATGGGTCGAGCATGGGTGAAATTGTACTTAGAGGTGGATGTTTAATGCTGGGGTATCTCAAAAACCCTGAGGGGACCTCAAGATGCTTGAGGGAAAATGGTTGGCTTTATACAGGAGATGTTGGGGTGATGCATCCAGATGGGTACTTAGAAATTAAGGACAGATCAAAGGATATTATCATCAGCGGTGGGGAGAATGTGAGCAGTGTTGAAGTTGAGTCTGTGTTGTATACCAATCCTGTGGTGAATGAGGCTGCTGTCGTGGCTAAGCCTGATGATTATTGGGGTGAAACGCCATGTGCTTTTGTGAGTTTGAAGGAGAATGTAAGGAAAAAGCCCAGAGAAAAGGATATTATTGAGTTTTGTAGAGCAAGGTTACCTCATTATATGGTGCCTAAGAATGTGGTTTTCATGGATGAGCTTCCTAAGACTGCTACAGGAAAGATTCAGAAGTTCAGCCTCAGAGATGTTGCCAAGAAAATTGGGATGTTGCCACAAGCTGCAGCAGTAATAAGTCGGATGTAACATTGAGGAAATTGTCAAATGATGAAATTCTTTGTGAGGTTTTACTTAGAAATTGCAATTGGTTTTTATACTTTGTGAAAAGATATCAAATTGATTGTGGTCGAGATGAACAACAATCTAGTGCAGTCAACAGATCATTGATTTCTGAAATTGTTTCGTGAG
This sequence is a window from Coffea eugenioides isolate CCC68of chromosome 7, Ceug_1.0, whole genome shotgun sequence. Protein-coding genes within it:
- the LOC113777833 gene encoding probable acyl-activating enzyme 6, giving the protein MDKFKPRLANSSPLTPLTFLERAAIVYGDCTSIVHNTTTTYTWSETYTRCLKIASSILSLGIKRGDVVSVIAPNIPAMYELQFAVPMAGAVLNNINTRLDARTISVLLQHCESKLVFVDYYLRSIVLDAVSMFPQHLTAPVLVLIEDDDADMEVEPSLSRIHGFLDASYEGLVKKSNIDEFEWVRPNNEWDPMTLNYTSGTTSSPKGVVHSHRSLFIITFDSLVNWSVPKQPIYLWTLPMFHSNGWSYTWGMAAVGGTNICLRRVDAGIIYACVGLHDVTHMCGAPVVLNMIANSSHAKSLKNPVHFLTGGAPPPATVVLRTESLGFVVSHGYGLTEVAGVVVSCAWKPMWNALPATERAKLKARQGVRTLGMTEVDVVEPETGVSVKKDGSSMGEIVLRGGCLMLGYLKNPEGTSRCLRENGWLYTGDVGVMHPDGYLEIKDRSKDIIISGGENVSSVEVESVLYTNPVVNEAAVVAKPDDYWGETPCAFVSLKENVRKKPREKDIIEFCRARLPHYMVPKNVVFMDELPKTATGKIQKFSLRDVAKKIGMLPQAAAVISRM